One Candidatus Zixiibacteriota bacterium genomic window, GTAATCACAGCTATCGTACTCACCCATCATAGCATAGACAAGAGGGCGAGCCAGCTGGGCGCTTTCTAGTTGCCAGTGCGCTACCTGCCTATCATCTACAGCACGGCCGCTCGCCTCAAGGGAATCTAAATCCACCAGGGCTTTGTCATAGTCTTTGAGCCAGTCAAAGTAAATCTGGGCTCGGTTCCAGAACAGACCACCTAATTGATTTGATACTCCCACCTCCTGCCGGATGATTTTCTCTTTGGCCTTCATCACTTCAACTGTCTCCCGGAAACGTCCCTGATGTCTCAGTATGTTTACAGATTTGAACTCGCCCCAGCCACTATATTCAACACTGGCATGCTCGGCCAGGACTCGGTGGGCGCTGTCAGCCAGATCATACTGCCGAGTGAAAATCGCAGCCGAGGCCAGATCTTCGAGACTAATTCTGTCGTTGGGCTTCTCATTGATGTATTGCCGGTAGGAGTCGATAGCTTCATCCAGGTAACCGAAGGAATAGTATATGTCAGCCCGTGTATCGATATAGCCAGCGTTTTCGGGCGATATCTCTATTGCTTTCTGGACGGCAGCTATAGCCTGGTCAAAATCACCCGCTTTGTCATACGCATAGGCGAGCAGATTGTACGCGACATCAAGTTGCGGATCTATCTCAATAGCCTGATTATACCGATCAATGGCCTCTTTGGTATTTCCAAGTCTATAGAACAGTAACCTTCCGAACTCGTAATAGAGACCCGCACTATCAGGCATTAAGGCGATTGCTCGTTCAAAAACACCCGGAGCATCTTCAGCCTGATCGATATTCACCAATAGTGAAGCATACTGGTAGTACAGGTTCCAGTAGTTCGGTTCAATCTCAATCGCCGTCTCATACTGTTCGATTGCTTTATCGTATTGGTTTGCTTTCTGATAATGACGAGCAAAACGTGTCCGGATTAGCGTATTCTCTGGAACAACCTCAAACAGCTTCAGGAAATAACTCTCAGCCTCGTCGAACAGTCCTGAATCTGATAAGACGCCCGCAATATTGCTTAGAGCCGGTATGTTCAGTGGGTCAAGGGCCAGTGCTTTTTTCATATGTTTGATATAGATGTCTTTCCGACGCATATGTTGGGCCATAGTTCTCCCGTACCATATATGCGTCCACACATAGTCTGGATTCAGCTCCATCGCTATTTCAAACTGTTCTATAGCCGCACCGATATCACCTTCTTTCCTTTGCGCTAATCCCAGTGAAGCATGAGGTTCAGCCAGAGTACTATCAATGCGGATGGCAGTCCGAGCCGCCTCTCTGGCTTTGGGATATGCATCGGGGTATGATGCCGGATCGAACTCCGCCAAGAGGGTCCAGGAATCAGCAAAACCGGACCAGGCCAGGGCAAAGTTGGAATCAAGCTCAATCGCCTGCTTGAAGAACGCTTTGGCATTAATTGTTCCGTCCAGTGTACGCTTGCGCCAGAAAAACCGTCCCTGCGCGTAGGCGTTATAAGCTTCGATACTCTCTGTTCCATGCTTCACCGGTGCTGTCGCATCCTCGCTTGACAGTTGCACCTGGAGCACCTCGGCAATAGCTTGTGAGATCTCATCCTGAATCGCAAAGATACCCCTTGATTCACGCTCCCAGGACTCCGACCAGAGCTGTCTTCCATCCTCGATATTGATTAGTTCGGTACTTATCCGAATGATGTCGTTCTCAATGGCCACGCGTCCTGCGAGAACAGTTTCGACTTTCAATTCCCTTGCGATCTTCTGCATATCCCTGCCGTCAAATCTCAAAACCGAGGTCAGACCGGATACCTTAATATCTCCAATCGGCCTTAATAGACGAATAATAGCTTCGGCCATACCCTCGCAGATATGCGCCTGATCCTGGCCAATGCTCAGATCACGAAATGGCAACACAGCGATTGAAGCGTTCCATTTATCGGACTGTGCTTGATCGTTGAACGCAAACCGATCAATAGTGAAAGAGACGATCAGGATCACCGCTACAACAGCCGCCCACAGGCCAAGCTTACTTTTCTTTGCCGGACCGGAGCCGACTTCGAGCCGTTTCAAATCAGCAGTCATCCCATCGGCGTGCTGATAGCGAAGCGAGACATCTTTGGTCAAAGCCTTGTCCACGATTTGCTGTAGTGCTTCCGGTACACCGGATTTGTAACGAGAAAGAGGCTCAGCCTCTTCGTTGACGATATTGAAATGAATCGCTGCCTCGTACTCGCCCTCAAAAGGAGTGCGGCCAGTGATCATCTCATACAGGATGACACCCACTGAGAACAAGTCAGAACGATGATCCGTCTTCTCCCCTTGTATCTGTTCGGGAGACATGTAACCAAGGGTTCCCATCGTCGAACCGGTCTTGGTCAGCTTCTTCGCACCTGTTACAGTCGCCAGGCCAAAATCAAGCAGGCGCGGCCTGTTCTCTTGGTCGATAATTATGTTTGCAGGTTTTATATCCCGATGAACTATGCCTGACTCATGCGCCTTGTGCAGCCCCTCGCATATCTGCATGGTCAGCTTAACGGCCTCTGAGATCGACAACTTACCCTCTTTGATAACTGCTCGAAGGGATTTGCCTTGTATATGCGCCATCGCAAAGTACGGTCGGTCCTTGAACTCTCCTACTTCGTAGACGGGCACGATGTTGGGATGGTCGAGCTTGGCTGCGGCCTGGGCTTCGCGTTTAAAACGCTCACGGCATTCTTCATCCTGACACAGATGGGGAGATAATAGCTTGAGGGCGACTTTGCGTTTGAGCTTGGTATCCTCCGCCAGGTACACCTCGCCCATGCCACCGGCACCGATCTTCTCGACAATCTTGTAGTGACCGACTTCGGTACCCGAGATCAGCGCAACGAAGGATTGTGTATTGTCGTTGTCTCTATTCATTTGCCTGTGTTGTTCACCTTCTCGTATTTCTCAATCAAAGCATGGAAGCGCGGGTGATCGTGGAGGGGAGCCAGCAGCGGGTCAGCTTGCATCTTCGCTAAGGAAAAATACGCCGGCACAGATAATACCTCTTCCAATCTATCAAGGGCGCGGTCGTAATCACCCAGTAAAACGTGAATGTAGGCCATGACCATGACCACCGGCGGACTTCACCAATGGCATGAAGAGGCAGGCATCATTTCCATAGCTCGCTCACACTCGTAAACAGCTTTATCTCCTAAACCAAGAAAAGCATACACCAGACCAAGGTCTGTGTGCAGGTGGAAATCATCATGACCTTCCTGAATCTTGACCTCAATGAATGTCCGGGCAGAATCGTAATAGACACGTGATGAATCAGGCTGATTCATTAGATCGTATATTTGAGCCATAGAAAGATAATAAGCATGCCTCTTTGACCCCGAATAGCTGCTTGAAACTCTCTTCGCCAACTGAGATGGACTCTGGTCGGTTAGTTCAAACCGCCATAAGCCCAAACCGTCCACTCCAAAGTATCGATCGTACCACAAAACGTCCGCTGGTTCAATGTTTTCTGGTAATTGTTCGAGTACGTCGCGTGCCTTTTTCTCGTTTCCCCACAAAAGGTATAGAGACAGCTTTGCCCAGTACAGAAAACTGTTGTCCGGAGCCAACGATATAGAGCGATCCATGTAAAATTCCGCTTCTGAATACTGTTCCAGGATAAGGTAACCGGTTGCTACGTCCCTGTTCTTCTCCGCTGACCGTGGATCGAGTGTTACAGCTTTGAGATTGTTTGCTAATGACTTATTCCATTCTCCCTGGCGCTTCTGGACTAAAGCTATCATGCTGTAAAGATCGCTATGGTTTGCCATATCCATTCGAGCAATCTCGAATTCTGCCAGAGCCCGATCATAGTCCTGTTCCACCAGATTATGGTAATATCCGAGTGTCAAATGTGCCTCGGGCAGGCTGGGCGCAAGCTGCAGTGCTTTATAGATCGCTTCCTTTGCCTTCTGGCTATGCTCTTCTATCATTACCGAGAGAAGACTGAGAGTAGTGTGAGCATACGAGAGTGAAGTAAAGGCTAAGGCAAATGAGGAATCCAAGTCTACAGCCTTCTCAAACATTTCGACAGCAGACAACAAATCTCGTTCATTACCAATACCACGACGCAGATAATCAATTCCTCGAAGGTATAGACCATATGCTTCGATATTTTCTGTTGGTTTTGAGTCGAGTTTCTGGCGCTCAGGTTTCAGCAGTGTTATGTCAAGAGCATTGACTATCTGCGCCGCAATATCGGTTTGAACCGCAAATATGTCTGTTAAGAAGCGATTATATTGATCGGCCCAGAGATGGGTGTTGTCGGACGCTAGAATAAGCTGCGGGATTATTCGTATCCTTTCGGGATCACTTTTCTTGTCCCAGAAAATGGTTCCTTCCAAAACATAATCCACTCCGAGTTCGTCTGCAATTTCAGGGAGGCTCTTACCGGTGCCTTTGTATTGCATTGCACTGGTCCTGGAAATAACCCCCAGTCCCCGGATAACGCCCAGTCTGGACGTGATTTCATCAGTTATGGCATCTGCGAAATATTCGTCATCGGCGGAACCGAGATTCTCAAAAGGTAATACAGCCAGCATTATCCTGTCGGGTTTGTCAGAAATGGAGTCATCACGCCAGGGCTTCGTTACGATGAGCACGGAAGCTGCAATGACCACTACGAGTGCTGCAGCCCACCAGATGCGTGATGATCGGCGCGCCGTGGCTGAGACCGATGCTGTCGATTCCCCTGAGTCGATAGACCGCTTGACTCGCATCAGATCCGACAGCATTCCATCCGCATGCTGGTAACGCGTCTTGACATCCTTTTCCAGCGCCTTATCAATGATTGCCTGTACTCCAACGGGCACACTGGCTCTGTATCGTGCGACCGGATGAGGTGTATCATCACTGACTGCTTTCAATGTCGCTGCTTCACTGTCACGCTTAAAGGGATTTCGCTTTGTGATTAGCTCGTAAAGGACAACACCGAGTGAGAACAGGTCGCTGCGATGGTCGATCTCTTTACCCTGCACCTGCTCTGGCGACATATAGCCGATAGTCCCGAGGGTTGAGCCTGTTTTTGTGAGTTGGTCTGTTCCTACCACGGACGCCAAACCAAAGTCGACGATCTTGGCCCGTCCGTGTGAGTCTGTAAGTATGTTGGAGGGCTTGATATCCCTATGTGTCACGCCCTTCTCGTGAGCATCGTTCAACCCCTCACATATCTGGATACCGAGTTCTAGCATTCGTTTAACCGGCAAGTCTTTTCCGGCAATCACATCCTTCAAGGTTTGCCCTTTTACAACTTGCATTGAGTAGAATGGGCGGTCTTGATGTTCACCTACTTCAAAGATGGCGGCGATATTGGGATGATCCAACCCGGCGGCTGCTTGCGCTTCGCGTTTGAACCGCTTGCGACAATCTTCGTCCTGACACAGATGCGACGGCAGGAACTTGAGGGCAACCTGTCGCTTGAGCTTAGTATCCTCCGCCAGATAGACCTCGCCCATTCCACCGGCGCCGATCTTTTCGATTATCTTGTAGTGCAACACCATCGTGTCTTTAGTAAGGATCAGATGGGACTGCGTTTTGTCGTCATCAGGTTCCATGTTCCTTCTTTTGATCCTGACTTAATTTGTTACCCGCGGTGAAATAATCGTATCAAGCCATGTGGTCCGGTTTTCAATTGGTTGAAGTTTCAAGTACCGTATTCCGTCCTGGTAGTTGATCGTGTGCTCCTGCAATAATTCCCCGTGACAGGTCAAAAGCACGAGTTCATCGGATGTCTCGGCATCGGTTATGGCTTTGTCCAGCCGCATGAAGGAGAAGGTCTTGCCGTTGACACCGAAGATACTCATGCCCGTACAGACGCCGGCGGCTTCGCCGCGGCTGCCCGGGACCACCTGCAGAATTTTATTATCATCATCGGCGATGGCAAATCCAAGCGATTCGTAATAATATCGACATTCGTTGTTGACCTCTTCGTTCTTGATGACCTCGGGCTTTTTATCGGTATAGCCGAAAGTGTAGCCGGCTATCATCAGGGGTGTTTCGTCGAGCGTTTCGGCAACACCGTTTATTCTAATTGTAATGAGTGAATCCCAGTTAAACGTGGCCTGTTCTGAAAGAGCCGAGACAAGATCGGGTTGGTCATACGGGACGCTGTGGGCGTCGATATCACCGGTCCCAAAAAACGACCGGCAGAAATCATCCAGGCTGCGTTCCCCATTTGAAGCTTCTCTGATCCGAGCGTCCACCTCCAGCCAGAACATTGCCCCCTCAGGATAGTAGTCGGCGGCCCGGCGAAGAAATATCCAGTTATCCGATCCGCCCCAAACAGTATACGTCGAAACAGCAATATCCCGGAGCGACCGCCAGCTTCGGCCGGTTTTGTGCCTCAATTCTCCCCAACGATCGGCCACATCTTCCTTGAAATAGTCCGGTGTCATCAATCCCGATCGCGCGAAGAGAACCATGCCCAGATAGGTTGTGAGTCCCTCGTAGACCCAGAGCAGGTGCATGTTTTTCGGTTCCTGATAATCCGGTGTACTCATACCGGTTGGGTGACGGTACTTGCCGCACCAAGCATGGACGAATTCATGCGGCATAACCCATTGCAGAAAGTAATTCGTGTCACCATACTTGGTCAGTGATTTTGTCCCGCCGCTGTTGACACTCGAATTGCGGTGTTCCAGGCCATAGTGCGGTATGGAATCACTGATGGCTACGAGAAAATGATACGCATCGAAATGGGTCCGACCGAACAACGCCTCGGCCTCGCGCGGCAATCGGTTCCATCCGGAATCGGTAAACGCTGAATCGACCAGCGGCAGTAAGACATCTTCATCAACGACGACATGCACGAAATAATCGGTGGTGGCTGTGCTTTTGAGCTGAACGGTTTTGAGGTATAGTCCGCATATGATGGGGAAATCCACCAGTTCTTCATACATCACGGTTTTAAAGATAACAGTATCGCCACGTACCTCATCGGTTGGCATGGCTGTGGCATATTTCCAGTTCGGCGGCAATATCAAGCGAGGAGTGATCACAAGATCGCGAACGACTGCCCCGTCCGGGTAGACCGATACAGCGCACCAGTTGATAACACCCATGGTAGTAGTTGCCGAGCAATCCGAGGCAGAGGGGTTGCAAATATAGGTCAATGTAGCCTGGATTGGATACTGCTCGGCCGATGCCTTGATGATGAACCGGTATGGTTCGGCGAAGTCGCGTTCCCATGCTATGGCTGCGCCCGAGTTGCTTGTTA contains:
- a CDS encoding protein kinase; the protein is MNRDNDNTQSFVALISGTEVGHYKIVEKIGAGGMGEVYLAEDTKLKRKVALKLLSPHLCQDEECRERFKREAQAAAKLDHPNIVPVYEVGEFKDRPYFAMAHIQGKSLRAVIKEGKLSISEAVKLTMQICEGLHKAHESGIVHRDIKPANIIIDQENRPRLLDFGLATVTGAKKLTKTGSTMGTLGYMSPEQIQGEKTDHRSDLFSVGVILYEMITGRTPFEGEYEAAIHFNIVNEEAEPLSRYKSGVPEALQQIVDKALTKDVSLRYQHADGMTADLKRLEVGSGPAKKSKLGLWAAVVAVILIVSFTIDRFAFNDQAQSDKWNASIAVLPFRDLSIGQDQAHICEGMAEAIIRLLRPIGDIKVSGLTSVLRFDGRDMQKIARELKVETVLAGRVAIENDIIRISTELINIEDGRQLWSESWERESRGIFAIQDEISQAIAEVLQVQLSSEDATAPVKHGTESIEAYNAYAQGRFFWRKRTLDGTINAKAFFKQAIELDSNFALAWSGFADSWTLLAEFDPASYPDAYPKAREAARTAIRIDSTLAEPHASLGLAQRKEGDIGAAIEQFEIAMELNPDYVWTHIWYGRTMAQHMRRKDIYIKHMKKALALDPLNIPALSNIAGVLSDSGLFDEAESYFLKLFEVVPENTLIRTRFARHYQKANQYDKAIEQYETAIEIEPNYWNLYYQYASLLVNIDQAEDAPGVFERAIALMPDSAGLYYEFGRLLFYRLGNTKEAIDRYNQAIEIDPQLDVAYNLLAYAYDKAGDFDQAIAAVQKAIEISPENAGYIDTRADIYYSFGYLDEAIDSYRQYINEKPNDRISLEDLASAAIFTRQYDLADSAHRVLAEHASVEYSGWGEFKSVNILRHQGRFRETVEVMKAKEKIIRQEVGVSNQLGGLFWNRAQIYFDWLKDYDKALVDLDSLEASGRAVDDRQVAHWQLESAQLARPLVYAMMGEYDSCDYWWEQVDSVKYRNYYYAWMGYIQLEKGNADSAIKCLQIHKGGTVSGAIENAWLGMAYFENEQVAKAVEYLEQGVFRYDSDKGVYPGYAVWYHYHLAKAYEAAGRTEDAITQYETFLDIWQNADEGLESVEDAMSRLAKLKHGL
- a CDS encoding protein kinase; this encodes MEPDDDKTQSHLILTKDTMVLHYKIIEKIGAGGMGEVYLAEDTKLKRQVALKFLPSHLCQDEDCRKRFKREAQAAAGLDHPNIAAIFEVGEHQDRPFYSMQVVKGQTLKDVIAGKDLPVKRMLELGIQICEGLNDAHEKGVTHRDIKPSNILTDSHGRAKIVDFGLASVVGTDQLTKTGSTLGTIGYMSPEQVQGKEIDHRSDLFSLGVVLYELITKRNPFKRDSEAATLKAVSDDTPHPVARYRASVPVGVQAIIDKALEKDVKTRYQHADGMLSDLMRVKRSIDSGESTASVSATARRSSRIWWAAALVVVIAASVLIVTKPWRDDSISDKPDRIMLAVLPFENLGSADDEYFADAITDEITSRLGVIRGLGVISRTSAMQYKGTGKSLPEIADELGVDYVLEGTIFWDKKSDPERIRIIPQLILASDNTHLWADQYNRFLTDIFAVQTDIAAQIVNALDITLLKPERQKLDSKPTENIEAYGLYLRGIDYLRRGIGNERDLLSAVEMFEKAVDLDSSFALAFTSLSYAHTTLSLLSVMIEEHSQKAKEAIYKALQLAPSLPEAHLTLGYYHNLVEQDYDRALAEFEIARMDMANHSDLYSMIALVQKRQGEWNKSLANNLKAVTLDPRSAEKNRDVATGYLILEQYSEAEFYMDRSISLAPDNSFLYWAKLSLYLLWGNEKKARDVLEQLPENIEPADVLWYDRYFGVDGLGLWRFELTDQSPSQLAKRVSSSYSGSKRHAYYLSMAQIYDLMNQPDSSRVYYDSARTFIEVKIQEGHDDFHLHTDLGLVYAFLGLGDKAVYECERAMEMMPASSCHW